The following proteins come from a genomic window of Gimesia chilikensis:
- a CDS encoding tetratricopeptide repeat protein — MNLHSPLSIVCLWTVLFSVCLMNQSRLPAQDQENQPSAETEQAQKAEALKRAKQGQTYLKQKHWKKAISEFQAAVKLQPENSMLHYLLSVSYLEDSQGSLAWIEVRKAVLLDLKNQNAMQQFLKFWSFFDKQGVLNVGTPEVEVLKLLGPPDRKQEQGADTRLTYGFMWLTLRNASLFAVIDTRGLEAEYTKALQTMEFELGPDWRVGYRLMNGTSALTEYVTTEETVQKYQQLFSTQRLFKLGKETSADDMMKRMKSLIEQSYEVETWTVIDDGQDDVIFEWKVAASDKTPAQHEINRIVRGKRDIHRLAYVTRKLPLSEADRKKWIDELKSARVVLANPGKQPLTPEQKAELVKQLTTKSREIIALQLKYIQAGDVESMRPFFTERLRDRITKESLAEAQEQAASATPEELVHSVTIEEVGDGIQAKIKMKNGRTLTTLVPVNRKWEADTIWFK; from the coding sequence ATGAATCTGCATTCACCGCTCTCAATCGTTTGTCTGTGGACAGTCTTGTTCTCTGTCTGCTTGATGAATCAGTCCCGGCTTCCGGCACAAGACCAGGAGAATCAACCCTCAGCCGAGACAGAGCAGGCACAGAAAGCCGAAGCACTCAAACGCGCAAAGCAGGGGCAGACCTATCTGAAGCAGAAACACTGGAAAAAGGCGATCTCTGAATTCCAGGCAGCCGTAAAACTGCAGCCCGAAAACAGCATGCTGCATTATCTGTTGAGCGTCAGCTACCTCGAAGATTCACAAGGCAGTCTCGCCTGGATTGAAGTGCGTAAAGCGGTGTTGCTGGATCTGAAAAACCAGAATGCCATGCAGCAATTCCTGAAGTTCTGGAGCTTTTTCGATAAGCAGGGCGTTCTCAATGTCGGAACACCCGAGGTCGAGGTGCTGAAACTGCTGGGACCTCCGGATAGAAAGCAGGAGCAGGGAGCAGATACACGTCTGACTTACGGATTCATGTGGCTGACATTGAGGAATGCCAGCCTGTTCGCGGTCATCGATACGCGGGGGTTGGAAGCGGAATACACCAAAGCTCTGCAGACAATGGAGTTCGAACTGGGACCGGACTGGCGAGTCGGCTATCGGCTGATGAATGGCACCAGTGCCCTGACCGAGTACGTCACCACCGAGGAGACCGTTCAGAAGTACCAGCAACTCTTTTCCACACAGCGACTGTTTAAGCTGGGTAAAGAAACCTCGGCAGACGACATGATGAAGCGCATGAAATCCCTGATTGAACAGTCTTATGAGGTCGAAACCTGGACCGTGATCGACGATGGTCAAGATGATGTCATCTTCGAGTGGAAAGTGGCGGCCAGCGACAAGACGCCCGCACAACACGAGATCAATCGCATTGTCCGAGGCAAACGGGACATCCATCGGCTCGCTTACGTCACGCGGAAGCTCCCGCTCAGCGAGGCAGATCGGAAAAAATGGATCGATGAGTTAAAATCAGCTCGCGTCGTTCTCGCGAATCCGGGAAAACAACCACTGACTCCCGAACAGAAAGCCGAACTGGTTAAGCAGTTAACCACCAAATCCCGGGAGATCATCGCCCTGCAACTCAAATACATTCAGGCAGGCGATGTGGAGTCAATGCGTCCCTTCTTCACCGAACGACTCCGCGATCGGATTACCAAAGAGTCCCTGGCCGAGGCACAAGAGCAGGCCGCGAGCGCAACTCCTGAGGAATTAGTCCATTCTGTCACGATCGAAGAGGTCGGGGACGGGATTCAGGCCAAAATCAAAATGAAAAACGGTCGCACCCTCACCACGCTGGTCCCCGTCAACAGAAAATGGGAAGCGGATACCATCTGGTTCAAGTGA
- a CDS encoding tetratricopeptide repeat protein yields MRFWILCSLILCLPGLIQPVHADPQPASADKSAQTNALQQELEQQIEELSERIKAAPRETALYSRRGDAYFFLGQFKQAVADYDKMVELDPSIKTSHWRRGIACYYAKQYADAARQFEIYHSFDNVDRENGIWRFFSQFQAKGPEAAQKGLLKYEKDDREPFPDLYRLFEGKTTPDAILKAINAAEISDQEREKRLFYANLYIGLNESLHGRKAKARTYLQQAVDNQWGPRAGFGPNYMWHTGRLELQLISTPENQK; encoded by the coding sequence ATGCGATTTTGGATCCTCTGCAGCCTGATACTCTGCCTCCCGGGACTCATCCAGCCGGTCCATGCAGATCCCCAACCAGCGTCCGCAGATAAATCAGCACAGACGAACGCGTTGCAGCAGGAACTCGAGCAGCAGATTGAGGAACTCTCGGAACGCATCAAAGCAGCGCCCCGGGAGACGGCCCTCTATTCCCGGCGGGGAGACGCTTACTTTTTCCTGGGACAGTTCAAACAGGCCGTCGCAGATTACGACAAGATGGTCGAACTCGATCCCTCGATCAAAACCTCTCACTGGCGACGGGGGATTGCCTGTTATTACGCTAAACAGTACGCCGATGCTGCCCGGCAGTTCGAAATCTATCACTCGTTTGATAACGTCGATCGCGAGAACGGGATTTGGCGGTTTTTCTCCCAGTTCCAGGCAAAGGGCCCCGAGGCGGCTCAAAAAGGACTGTTGAAGTACGAAAAGGATGACCGTGAACCCTTTCCCGATCTGTATCGCCTGTTTGAAGGCAAAACAACTCCGGACGCGATTCTGAAAGCCATCAACGCGGCTGAGATCAGCGATCAGGAACGGGAAAAACGCCTGTTTTATGCGAATCTCTATATCGGTCTGAATGAATCGTTGCACGGCCGTAAAGCGAAAGCACGCACCTACCTGCAGCAGGCGGTCGACAACCAGTGGGGCCCCCGGGCCGGCTTCGGACCCAATTACATGTGGCACACGGGGCGACTGGAGTTACAATTAATTTCGACTCCCGAGAATCAAAAATAG
- a CDS encoding sulfatase — MLRSLLALCLILTAGVYFSQQVSAAEQQPNILWIIAEDMGPELGCYGTPEVKTPTLDRLAEQGMQFQNAFTVTPVCSTSRSSFMTGMYAMSIDAHNHRSHRDGTNPLPEGVRVITDWLRPAGYTTANIRNLTKDRKLAKFYKGTGKTDWNFTYPEGKQPFDLKDWDELKQHQPFYAQINFSETHRGGAWNSAHEYLDYQVDPEKVQIPPYYPDHPVTRAVWAQYLNTVMAVDKKVAFILDLLKRDQLDKNTIVVFMADHGRAMPRGKQWPYDSGLHIPLIIYWPEGNSDLPAPAQYHRGEKSDQLISSIDLSATTLALAGIEKPSRMQGQVFLGSQTEKPRSYLFGGRDRGDETVFHIRTVRDKQFRYLRNKYPERPFLQINRYKETQYPIIGLLRDLHAKGELSGPPAVLMAETRPREELYDIRNDPWEINNLAENPAYAETKQRLSAALDHWMEEIDDKGRTPEDPAIPEFWDERAIRVYSKNLKERPKDWFKSAPGLGPYKLKEKADK, encoded by the coding sequence ATGCTCCGCTCTCTGCTTGCGCTTTGTCTGATACTCACGGCTGGTGTGTACTTTTCTCAGCAAGTCTCAGCCGCTGAACAGCAACCAAATATCCTCTGGATTATCGCTGAGGATATGGGTCCGGAACTCGGCTGCTACGGTACGCCTGAAGTCAAAACGCCTACGCTGGACCGACTGGCCGAACAGGGGATGCAGTTTCAGAATGCGTTTACCGTCACGCCCGTCTGTTCGACGAGCCGTTCGTCTTTCATGACGGGCATGTATGCGATGTCGATTGACGCTCACAATCATCGGTCCCATCGTGACGGCACCAACCCACTGCCCGAAGGCGTTCGCGTCATCACCGACTGGTTGCGTCCTGCTGGCTACACGACTGCGAATATTCGCAACCTGACGAAAGATCGCAAGCTGGCCAAGTTCTACAAAGGGACCGGTAAGACCGACTGGAACTTCACCTACCCTGAAGGCAAGCAGCCCTTTGATCTCAAAGACTGGGACGAACTCAAACAGCATCAACCCTTTTATGCCCAGATCAACTTTTCGGAAACACATCGGGGCGGTGCCTGGAACTCGGCTCATGAGTATCTCGACTACCAGGTCGATCCGGAGAAAGTTCAGATCCCCCCTTACTATCCCGATCACCCGGTGACCCGGGCGGTCTGGGCACAGTATCTGAATACCGTGATGGCCGTCGATAAGAAGGTCGCGTTTATTCTGGATCTGCTCAAGCGGGATCAGCTGGATAAGAATACGATCGTCGTGTTCATGGCCGATCATGGTCGCGCCATGCCCCGCGGCAAACAGTGGCCTTACGACAGCGGCCTGCATATCCCGCTGATCATTTACTGGCCCGAAGGAAATTCGGATCTGCCGGCCCCCGCCCAGTATCATCGAGGTGAGAAGAGCGATCAGTTGATCTCGTCCATTGACCTGAGTGCGACCACGCTGGCCCTGGCGGGCATTGAGAAACCATCCCGCATGCAGGGACAGGTTTTTCTGGGTAGCCAGACCGAGAAGCCGCGCAGCTACCTGTTTGGCGGACGGGACCGCGGCGACGAAACCGTGTTCCACATCCGCACGGTTCGTGACAAGCAGTTCCGTTATCTGAGAAACAAGTATCCCGAACGGCCGTTCCTGCAGATCAATCGTTATAAGGAAACCCAGTACCCAATCATCGGACTGCTGCGGGATCTGCATGCGAAAGGGGAGTTAAGCGGTCCGCCGGCTGTGCTGATGGCGGAGACACGTCCCCGCGAGGAACTGTATGACATCCGCAACGATCCCTGGGAGATCAACAACCTGGCTGAGAATCCCGCTTACGCCGAGACAAAACAGCGACTGTCTGCCGCTTTGGACCACTGGATGGAGGAAATCGACGATAAAGGTCGCACTCCTGAAGATCCAGCGATCCCTGAGTTCTGGGACGAACGGGCGATTCGCGTCTATTCCAAAAACCTCAAGGAGCGCCCCAAGGACTGGTTCAAGTCGGCTCCGGGACTGGGGCCTTATAAACTCAAAGAGAAAGCAGACAAGTAA
- the cysC gene encoding adenylyl-sulfate kinase, with product MAEQKATNVTWHEHHVSKEKRCQQNGHKGAVLWFTGLSGSGKSTIANTVDHKLFEQGKHTFVLDGDNVRMGLNKNLGFSPEDRTENIRRIGEVSKLYTDAGILVMTAFISPYREDRDQVREILGDGEFIEIFVKASLETCEGRDPKGLYKKARAGEIKGFTGIDAPYEEPEKAELILDSDGKGIDELADEVVAYLESNGYLTYP from the coding sequence ATGGCCGAGCAAAAAGCCACCAACGTGACTTGGCACGAACACCACGTATCTAAAGAAAAACGCTGTCAGCAGAACGGACACAAGGGTGCCGTTCTCTGGTTCACCGGTTTGAGCGGATCCGGCAAAAGCACGATCGCCAACACCGTCGATCACAAACTGTTCGAGCAAGGCAAACACACCTTCGTGCTGGATGGCGACAACGTCCGCATGGGGCTGAACAAGAACCTGGGCTTTTCTCCTGAAGACCGTACCGAAAACATCCGTCGTATCGGCGAAGTTTCCAAACTGTACACCGACGCTGGTATCCTCGTCATGACCGCCTTCATTTCTCCCTACCGCGAAGACCGTGATCAGGTCCGCGAAATTCTGGGTGATGGCGAATTCATCGAGATCTTCGTCAAAGCTTCTCTGGAAACCTGCGAAGGCCGCGATCCTAAAGGCCTCTACAAGAAGGCACGGGCTGGAGAAATCAAAGGCTTCACCGGTATCGACGCTCCTTACGAAGAACCGGAAAAAGCAGAACTGATTCTCGATTCTGACGGAAAAGGCATCGACGAGCTGGCTGATGAAGTCGTCGCCTACCTCGAATCCAACGGATACCTGACCTATCCGTAA
- the hisG gene encoding ATP phosphoribosyltransferase, with protein MSDKVLKLGIPAGSLQESTAELFKRAGYVIKFSSRSYYPTIDDDEIECLLIRAQEMARYVDQGILDAGITGHDWILETGADVQEICELQFSKVSRRPVRWVLCVPEDSPVQSVKDLEGKRIATEVVGMTERYLEQHGVTAKVEFSWGATEVKPPKLADAIVEVTETGSSLRANNLRIVEELMQSTTRFIANKQAYEDPWKREKLENIAMMLESCLAAEGKVCLMMNVVRTDLEKVLNLLPALQKPTVSSLSDPDWVAINTIMEESVVRSIVPKLKSAGACGIVEYQISKIID; from the coding sequence ATGTCCGACAAGGTCTTAAAACTCGGTATTCCCGCGGGAAGTTTACAGGAATCGACGGCGGAATTATTCAAACGCGCCGGATACGTCATCAAATTTTCTTCCCGGTCCTACTACCCGACGATCGACGATGATGAAATCGAGTGTCTGCTGATCCGGGCCCAGGAAATGGCCCGCTACGTCGACCAGGGAATTCTGGATGCCGGCATCACCGGTCACGACTGGATCCTCGAGACAGGAGCAGACGTTCAGGAAATCTGCGAACTGCAGTTCTCCAAAGTCAGCCGTCGCCCCGTTCGCTGGGTACTCTGCGTTCCCGAAGATTCCCCCGTGCAATCCGTCAAAGACCTGGAAGGCAAGCGAATCGCCACCGAAGTCGTCGGTATGACCGAACGCTACCTCGAACAACACGGCGTGACCGCGAAAGTTGAGTTCTCCTGGGGTGCGACTGAAGTCAAGCCTCCCAAACTGGCCGATGCGATTGTGGAAGTCACCGAAACCGGTTCTTCCCTGCGGGCCAATAACCTGCGGATCGTGGAAGAGCTGATGCAGAGCACGACCCGCTTCATCGCCAACAAGCAGGCTTACGAAGATCCCTGGAAGCGCGAGAAACTCGAAAACATCGCGATGATGCTCGAGTCCTGTCTGGCTGCGGAAGGCAAAGTCTGCCTGATGATGAACGTGGTTCGTACCGATCTGGAGAAGGTACTCAACCTGCTGCCCGCACTGCAGAAGCCGACCGTTTCTTCATTGTCCGACCCCGACTGGGTGGCCATTAACACCATCATGGAAGAATCGGTCGTACGCTCGATCGTACCGAAACTGAAATCCGCCGGTGCCTGCGGTATCGTGGAATACCAGATTTCCAAAATCATCGACTGA
- a CDS encoding uridylate kinase, with protein sequence MPVTVIKVGGSLFDLPDLGNRLSHVLGQLDGSRPLIISGGGRTADLIRDWDRIHSLGEERAHWLAIQSLTLNERLLNQLLPESEWVDSHAATEAAWRANRIPILSAYAYLARPAAPSLEQAELPAAWEVTSDSIAAWITLTWPAQELVLLKSVDLPEVETAAELAALGFVDAYFPQLVDSLPCLRWCNLRSSEETLQLATVTRGKSFQSRNATGPA encoded by the coding sequence ATGCCTGTCACCGTCATCAAAGTCGGAGGGAGCCTGTTCGATCTGCCGGACCTGGGGAACAGGCTGTCCCACGTGCTGGGACAGCTGGATGGTTCCCGCCCGCTGATCATTTCCGGAGGGGGACGTACCGCCGACCTGATCAGGGACTGGGATCGGATTCACAGCCTGGGTGAAGAGCGTGCGCACTGGCTGGCGATCCAATCGCTGACGCTTAACGAACGCCTGCTGAATCAGCTGCTGCCGGAGTCGGAATGGGTCGACTCGCACGCCGCTACGGAAGCAGCCTGGCGGGCGAACCGCATTCCGATTCTCTCGGCTTACGCCTACCTGGCGCGGCCTGCGGCTCCGTCACTGGAACAGGCGGAACTACCGGCTGCATGGGAGGTGACCAGCGATTCGATTGCAGCCTGGATCACACTCACCTGGCCGGCTCAGGAACTGGTGTTACTGAAATCAGTTGATCTGCCTGAAGTGGAAACCGCTGCTGAGCTCGCTGCCCTCGGGTTCGTCGACGCTTACTTTCCCCAGCTGGTGGATAGTCTGCCCTGCCTGCGCTGGTGTAACCTGCGATCCTCGGAGGAGACGCTTCAACTGGCGACAGTCACCAGGGGCAAGAGCTTCCAGAGTAGAAACGCGACCGGTCCTGCATAA
- a CDS encoding phosphatidate cytidylyltransferase yields MLGWRLLVSATLIPLLFGLFYLDQRAGSSAPWLLGLCWLLILRGTWEITQLLTVRNLKPGYPLVCLLSLLICNAAWLPWLVPSLQTGANDPQTLSLALLSVTYAISVLLLFLKNAIRFQEPGQTMEILGAELLGVSYVGFLLAMLAELRWVAGPQTGYLALGALIISAKLGDVGGYTFGRLWGKKKLVPRLSPGKTWMGGFGAIFGASLGAWLWLQFTPPLFNDSWSAPAWYWSILFGAIIGVVGLVGDLCESLIKRDVGKKDSAELLPGFGGLLDLLDSPLYAGPVAFLLWKLLPLVTVAS; encoded by the coding sequence ATGCTGGGCTGGCGGCTTCTGGTTTCCGCAACTCTGATTCCCCTGTTGTTCGGTCTGTTTTATCTCGATCAACGTGCGGGGAGTAGTGCCCCCTGGTTACTGGGACTCTGCTGGCTCTTGATTCTCCGGGGAACCTGGGAGATCACGCAACTGCTGACGGTCCGCAATCTGAAACCGGGATATCCGCTGGTCTGTCTGCTCTCGCTGCTGATCTGTAATGCGGCCTGGTTACCCTGGCTGGTTCCTTCGCTGCAGACCGGCGCGAATGATCCGCAGACGCTTTCACTCGCACTCTTGTCGGTGACCTATGCGATTTCCGTTCTGCTGTTGTTTCTGAAGAATGCAATTCGCTTTCAGGAACCGGGCCAGACAATGGAAATTCTGGGAGCCGAACTGTTGGGCGTTTCGTACGTCGGCTTTCTGCTCGCGATGCTGGCCGAACTCCGCTGGGTCGCTGGTCCCCAGACTGGTTACCTCGCTCTGGGCGCCTTGATCATCAGTGCCAAGCTGGGTGATGTCGGCGGTTATACGTTTGGTCGTCTCTGGGGTAAGAAAAAACTTGTGCCCCGTCTGAGTCCGGGGAAAACCTGGATGGGCGGCTTTGGTGCGATCTTTGGGGCTTCACTCGGCGCCTGGCTCTGGCTGCAGTTCACCCCTCCCCTGTTTAACGACAGCTGGAGTGCTCCCGCGTGGTACTGGTCCATTCTGTTCGGGGCGATCATCGGCGTTGTCGGTCTCGTGGGGGACCTGTGTGAATCGCTGATCAAGCGGGATGTCGGCAAAAAAGATTCTGCGGAACTGCTGCCCGGCTTCGGCGGCCTGCTCGATCTGCTCGACAGTCCGCTTTATGCAGGACCGGTCGCGTTTCTACTCTGGAAGCTCTTGCCCCTGGTGACTGTCGCCAGTTGA
- a CDS encoding isoprenyl transferase produces MPAISEQDGESLGLESRQLPRHIAIIMDGNGRWASRRGFPRIEGHRQGVNSVRTVVEESTRLGIEQLTLYCLSSENWKRPALELNLLMQLLKKFVIGEREEIMRQNIRFSTIGRRSDLPKDVLAEVDKTIDESRNNTGMQLCLALNYGSRSEIVDAVKSIVSEVEQGGLKAEEIDEDVISSHLYTAGMPDPDLVIRTAGEMRVSNFLLWQISYAELWVTETYWPDFSVNDFWQALRDFAARDRRFGGLKG; encoded by the coding sequence GTGCCCGCCATATCGGAACAGGATGGGGAATCGCTGGGGCTGGAATCCCGCCAACTGCCCCGGCATATCGCGATCATCATGGATGGTAACGGTCGCTGGGCCTCACGTCGTGGTTTTCCCCGCATCGAAGGACATCGCCAGGGCGTCAACAGCGTGCGCACCGTCGTAGAAGAATCGACGCGGCTGGGCATCGAACAGCTCACACTCTATTGTCTCAGCAGTGAGAACTGGAAGCGTCCCGCACTCGAACTCAACCTGCTGATGCAGCTGTTGAAAAAATTCGTGATCGGCGAACGTGAAGAAATCATGCGGCAGAACATTCGCTTCTCCACCATTGGCCGTCGTTCAGACCTGCCAAAAGATGTACTGGCGGAAGTCGACAAAACAATCGACGAGAGTCGAAATAATACCGGCATGCAACTCTGTCTCGCTCTCAATTACGGCAGCCGCTCTGAAATCGTGGACGCCGTGAAGTCGATTGTGAGTGAAGTCGAGCAGGGCGGACTCAAAGCCGAAGAGATCGACGAAGACGTGATCTCTTCGCATCTTTACACCGCTGGCATGCCCGATCCGGATCTGGTAATTCGGACTGCCGGCGAAATGCGCGTCAGTAATTTTCTGCTCTGGCAGATCAGTTATGCCGAACTCTGGGTGACTGAAACCTACTGGCCTGATTTTTCCGTCAACGATTTCTGGCAGGCACTCCGTGACTTCGCAGCCCGCGACCGTCGCTTCGGCGGTTTGAAAGGATAA
- a CDS encoding carbon storage regulator: protein MHIISREANESILIGEHTVVKVLEVLEDRVKLSIESPGAEPAYWEETVYLDPVLEAEELESVQISG from the coding sequence ATGCATATTATCTCTCGTGAAGCGAATGAGAGTATCCTCATTGGGGAACATACAGTAGTTAAAGTTTTAGAAGTGCTTGAGGATCGCGTCAAATTGTCGATTGAATCTCCGGGCGCCGAACCCGCTTACTGGGAAGAAACCGTTTACCTGGATCCCGTCCTCGAAGCTGAAGAACTCGAATCGGTCCAGATCAGCGGCTGA
- the tadA gene encoding tRNA adenosine(34) deaminase TadA: MIDRPDEPEFTPGDRELLQLHTRWMRFAYDEARAAFEEDEVPVGAVIVHQDRIIAAAHNQRETLSDPTAHAEMIAITQAAESLGTWRLSDCVLYVTLEPCPMCAGAIIQSRIPLVIYGTRDEKAGACHSLFEITNDPRLNHQSVVISGVMQDECRTILQEFFRNKRAQGKK, from the coding sequence ATGATTGATCGACCCGACGAACCCGAATTTACCCCCGGCGACCGCGAACTGCTGCAGCTGCATACCCGCTGGATGCGTTTTGCGTATGACGAAGCCCGGGCAGCGTTCGAAGAAGATGAAGTTCCCGTCGGTGCAGTGATTGTTCATCAGGATCGGATTATTGCAGCCGCACACAATCAGCGGGAAACATTGAGCGACCCCACAGCGCATGCCGAGATGATCGCGATTACCCAGGCCGCGGAGTCGCTGGGTACCTGGCGTCTGAGTGACTGTGTGTTATACGTCACGCTGGAACCCTGTCCGATGTGTGCAGGGGCGATTATCCAGTCACGCATTCCCCTCGTGATCTATGGGACGCGCGATGAAAAAGCAGGTGCGTGTCATTCACTGTTTGAGATCACCAATGATCCACGGTTGAATCATCAGAGTGTTGTCATCAGTGGCGTGATGCAGGATGAGTGTCGTACAATCCTGCAGGAGTTCTTTCGCAACAAACGCGCGCAGGGAAAAAAATAG
- a CDS encoding right-handed parallel beta-helix repeat-containing protein — protein sequence MRSIVICVSTLLVLSCLLIMAPKTQSQNQTSEKPPALDTTVKAFGAIGDGAADDSDAIQRAVDSKQGQIVFPKGIYRLTKTITVDLDKLGPTSISSDGTATIIMAGPGPAFRFIGTHEGTASPHTVKENVWQNQRSPMVDGLEIVGDHAEACGIEATGTMQITLTRLTIRRALHAIHFTKRNRNVIVSNCHLYENRGAGVYYDHVSIHQSNIIGCHISYNAGGGVVVDKGDIRNIQIGTCDIEGNMGDENSKPTANVLIDSEGAMVGEIAIVGCTIQHDHNAPGSANIRINENARIRPHSKEHRDGNITIADNVLSDVQTNIEITSARGVTVTGNTMWKGYTHNIRVDDCNNILISNNVLDRNPRYHYGDGSTAQVGMLFTNCDGCTISGNHINGTGDERVAFEVRDSRRMNIVGCSILDYSTTGLLLKNVSDSRVSDCLISTDLPDSENAQALEIIGGKDNQIVNNLYKKVSPK from the coding sequence ATGCGCAGCATCGTGATCTGTGTTTCAACGCTGCTGGTCCTCAGCTGTCTGTTGATTATGGCTCCCAAGACTCAGTCTCAGAATCAGACCAGCGAGAAACCGCCGGCACTCGACACCACCGTCAAAGCCTTTGGCGCAATTGGGGACGGCGCAGCCGATGACAGTGATGCCATCCAGCGGGCCGTCGATTCAAAACAGGGTCAGATCGTCTTTCCGAAAGGGATCTACCGTCTGACGAAGACCATCACCGTCGACCTCGACAAACTGGGACCGACCTCTATCAGTTCTGACGGCACCGCCACGATTATCATGGCTGGTCCCGGTCCCGCGTTTCGTTTCATCGGCACGCATGAGGGAACCGCCAGCCCGCACACGGTGAAAGAAAATGTCTGGCAGAATCAGCGGTCTCCCATGGTCGACGGACTGGAGATTGTGGGCGATCATGCGGAAGCCTGTGGCATTGAAGCGACGGGCACCATGCAGATCACACTCACGCGATTGACGATCCGTCGCGCGCTGCATGCGATTCACTTTACCAAACGTAACCGGAACGTGATCGTTTCCAATTGCCACCTGTATGAGAACCGGGGCGCGGGCGTGTACTACGATCACGTGAGCATCCATCAGTCGAATATCATCGGCTGTCATATTTCTTATAACGCGGGCGGGGGCGTGGTTGTTGACAAAGGTGACATCCGCAACATTCAGATTGGCACCTGTGACATTGAAGGCAACATGGGTGATGAAAACTCGAAACCGACGGCGAATGTGCTGATTGATTCCGAAGGGGCGATGGTCGGAGAGATCGCGATTGTGGGTTGCACGATTCAACACGATCACAATGCTCCCGGTTCTGCCAACATCCGGATTAATGAAAATGCCCGCATTCGCCCGCACTCCAAAGAACATCGAGACGGAAATATCACCATCGCCGACAATGTGCTTTCGGATGTGCAGACCAATATCGAAATCACCAGTGCCCGCGGTGTCACAGTGACCGGCAACACGATGTGGAAGGGTTACACGCACAATATCCGCGTCGACGACTGCAACAACATTCTGATCTCGAACAATGTGCTCGACCGGAATCCCCGCTATCACTATGGCGACGGAAGTACGGCCCAGGTCGGTATGCTGTTTACGAACTGTGACGGCTGCACGATCAGCGGCAACCATATCAACGGGACCGGCGATGAGCGGGTCGCCTTTGAAGTACGCGATTCGCGTCGGATGAATATCGTGGGGTGTTCGATTCTCGATTATTCCACCACGGGACTACTGCTGAAGAACGTCTCCGACAGTCGCGTGTCAGACTGCCTGATTTCTACCGATCTACCCGATAGCGAGAACGCCCAGGCGCTCGAGATCATCGGTGGTAAGGACAATCAAATCGTGAACAACCTTTATAAAAAGGTATCACCAAAGTAG